A stretch of DNA from Longimicrobiaceae bacterium:
CCGCTCGATGGGCGGCAAGCGCCGGGCCGTGGGGTGGGGCGCGCACCCTCTTCCAGGCCAACCGCATCGGCGCCAACTACACCATGCTCGGCAACGCCTGCTTCGTGCTGGGGGCGGAGCCACGGCGCGAGGCGGACCTCTTCTGGGCGGAGCACCCGGAGCCGGACGCGGGGGTAGCGGTGAAGCAGGACGACCGGTGGAAACCCATCTCGCACAGCGATTCTCCGAACGTTCGGGGATTGACACGACCGGCGGTCTGCCACATAGTTACCGCCTTCACTCGCAAGATTCCCCTCCCGCTCTCACCTCTGAGGTATCATGCTGTCCCGAACAACACAGGCTGTCTGTGCGCTGCCGATCGTAATTCTGGCCGCCTGCGCAGATGGGCCCGGAGCAAAAGATCCGGTATCCGTAGACTGGGTCTCCCCCACCTCTTCTATGTCTGCCGGAGAGGTTCCGTCCCGAAAGTCGGATCCGAAATACACCTTCGTCCACATGTCCGATGACAGCCTGTGGACCCTTGTTGCGCAGGGCGACGGCACAGCGGTGGTCGGTCTGAAAGCGCCAGGTGCGAACCGGGGCGAGTTCCAGGGGCGTGTACTCCTCACCCGTAGTGAGCGGCGGCAGGGCGTTCAGGCGCTACTCGCGCTACCCGGTGTAACCGTGGAACAGGAGCATGGCGAGCTGCCGATCATCCGGGTCAAGGTGACCGACGCGGCGTCGTTCTCACTGCTCCGAGCCCTCCCCTTCGTGGATTATGCCGAGCCTGCCAGGCTGCGCAGCGGCGTTTCTTACTCTACAGGGGGCTGGGGGTGTTCGTACACCCTGGCCTCGGGTCGTACCATGTACTACCCGGGTGGCGACGTGGTGCCCGTCACCTACGGTATGATGGGAATCACGAACGCGTGGCGCAGGAGCAGTGGCAGTGGTAAAACGGTGGGCCTGACGGATACGGGGATCTACTTCAGCAGCGAGCAGATGGTGCGCAACGTCAGGGCGGGCCAGAGCGGAAGCCGCCGAGTGACGTACACCAACAGCACGAATTATCAAGACCCCTACATCGGCGACGATGGCTGCTCGCATGGAACTCGTATGGCGGGTGTGATCACGGCGCCGAAGGACGACAGCGGGCCCGTCGGCGTTGCATGGGGAGCCAACTTCGTCGGTGTGCGCCACAACGACGACGTGGGGGTGTTCGACACGTACTATGCGGGTCAGGCGATTCGGATTGCGGCGGAGAACGGGAGCGACATCATCGCCATGGCATGGGGGTCGCCTGACTACTGGTTCAACAGCATAGAAGCCGAGATCAAGCACTGGTACTACAACCACGACAAGCTCTTCATCGGTGCAGCCGGAACTGATACCGGTTGCGCCAATGCCATCTGGCGCCACAACGCATTCTTTCCGGCCGAGATGGGGGAAGTCATGGCGGTGACTGCGATCGACGACAACGGGAAGGTGTCCTGCGATTCGCACTATGGGCCCTCGGTCGAGCTGGTTTCCTACATCAACCAGCCCACCACCGGAAGGTACAGCGACGTCGTGAGCATCCGCGCCAGCTCCAATGCGACTGCAGTAATCGCGGGAGCGGCGGCGCTGGTGTGGTCGTACTACGGGGGCACGCGCCAGGGTGTCGTCCAGCGCTTGAAGCAGACTGCAAGAAATCCGTGGGGAACGTACGGGATCGGCTCGGGTGTGATCGACGTCGCGCGGGCCATGGGCATTCTTCACCACGCCAGACTGCCCGACTACGGCATGGCGACCGGCGATGAGCCGGTTGAGATCACGGTTCAGGTGAGCCACAGCGGGGGAACAGGTCCGTTCCGCTACTACTGGAGCAACGGCAGCGTGACGTCCGTGCCCTACACGACGTACAGGTACCATCCCGTCAGGGACGTTGCGCATTACTCAATCCATGTGACGGTAGAGGATACGTACGACGGAGCAACCCTGGGTGCCAATGGAACTGTGACGTTGTGGCCGTCGGACCCGTCTGGCTGTCCGTCATGTGCCCAGTAGGCCCGGGAAAATCCTGAGGTTGAAGGAAGACGCAGGTGAAGATGCTGAAGTACGCCGTCGTATCGCTGCTCGCCGGGTTGGTGACCTGCTCCGCGCCGTTGGTCGCGCAGCAAGCTCCAACTCTGGAGCGGGCGCAGGAATCTCTGCTGTCGCGCAGATCTCCGCTTTCGGCCGAGTTGCTGAAGGCCGATTCCTCTCGGACTGGCGAGTGGCTGTCCGTGGCGGCCGACTCCCGGTATTCGCTGGACGTCGCTCCCAGCGAGGGGGTGCCGCGTTGGCTGCGTGGAGTGGTGTATGGGGCGGGGATCGGAGCGGTGGTCGGCGGAGCGACCGGCGTGCTGATCTCCTACGCGGATGGTGCGGCGGGGGCGGGGGATGGATACGTGCCGGAGTGGTTCGCGAACCTCGTCACCTTCGGTGTCGTCGGAACGGTGGTCGGCGGGCTGATCGGGGGCTCGTAGCTACGCTGCTTCAGCCCTGAGGCGGCAGGATGCCCGGGCCCTGCCGCCTGCGGCATCTATAGTGAAGGCCGGCTCTGGAACCCGTCCAGAGCCGGCCTCGCACTATCACGGTCGTCCCGTCGTCCCTTCGAGCTCAGACGTGCAGCGCGTGCCCCAGCGCCGCCAGCGCCGCCTCCGCCACCGCCTCCGAGAGGGTGGGGTGCGGGTGCATCGCCCGGTCCATCTCCTCCACCGTGGTCTCCAGGTGGCGCCCCACCACGAACTCCGCGATCAGCTCCGTGGCGTGCGGGCCGACGATGTGCGCCCCCACCACCTCCGAGTACTTCTTCTCGCGGATCACCTTCACGAAGCCGTCCGTGTCGCCGGAGGTGAGGGCGCGCCCGTTGGCGGTCCAGGGAAAGACGCCCACCTCGATCTCCAGCCCCTTCTCCCGCGCCTGCTCCTCCGTGAGCCCCACCGAGGCCACC
This window harbors:
- a CDS encoding S8/S53 family peptidase; the protein is MLSRTTQAVCALPIVILAACADGPGAKDPVSVDWVSPTSSMSAGEVPSRKSDPKYTFVHMSDDSLWTLVAQGDGTAVVGLKAPGANRGEFQGRVLLTRSERRQGVQALLALPGVTVEQEHGELPIIRVKVTDAASFSLLRALPFVDYAEPARLRSGVSYSTGGWGCSYTLASGRTMYYPGGDVVPVTYGMMGITNAWRRSSGSGKTVGLTDTGIYFSSEQMVRNVRAGQSGSRRVTYTNSTNYQDPYIGDDGCSHGTRMAGVITAPKDDSGPVGVAWGANFVGVRHNDDVGVFDTYYAGQAIRIAAENGSDIIAMAWGSPDYWFNSIEAEIKHWYYNHDKLFIGAAGTDTGCANAIWRHNAFFPAEMGEVMAVTAIDDNGKVSCDSHYGPSVELVSYINQPTTGRYSDVVSIRASSNATAVIAGAAALVWSYYGGTRQGVVQRLKQTARNPWGTYGIGSGVIDVARAMGILHHARLPDYGMATGDEPVEITVQVSHSGGTGPFRYYWSNGSVTSVPYTTYRYHPVRDVAHYSIHVTVEDTYDGATLGANGTVTLWPSDPSGCPSCAQ